A single Streptomyces mirabilis DNA region contains:
- a CDS encoding MFS transporter, with product MLAALALAQFICSFAGSNMNVMINDISEDLDTTVQGVQVAITIFLLVMAALMIPGGKLTDRYGRKRCFLTGLVVYAIGALLSAAAPALGVLILGNSILEGIGTALLIPPVYILTTLLYPDVTSRARAFGVVMALGGVGAAAGPLIGGLITTAISWRAAFVFQALVIAVIVVLSRRIEDPLPPDPTRSFDIVGAVLSAVGLVLVVMGILAADNNIWLMVALLVLGALVLWWFFHSVRAREASGREPLLSLRLFHNRTSNLGLVTQNIQWLLLMGTSFTVAAYLQVVRGYDAIQTGVIFTAATLGLLVTSLSAERLAGRHSQRTLVMTGFAVSVVGVVALVALAGSFSTAWAFVPGLLLIGLGLGVMLTPSVNVVQSSFPEEQQGEISGLSRSVSNLGSSFGTAIAGTILVAGLTKGAYAAAMITLAVFGLGGLAAAALLPRQTGSGTTRTPRTRAG from the coding sequence GTGCTTGCCGCCCTCGCCCTCGCCCAGTTCATCTGCAGCTTCGCCGGCTCCAACATGAACGTGATGATCAACGACATCAGCGAGGACCTGGACACCACCGTCCAAGGCGTCCAGGTGGCGATCACGATCTTCCTGTTGGTGATGGCGGCGCTGATGATCCCCGGCGGCAAGCTGACCGACCGCTACGGCCGCAAGCGCTGTTTCCTGACCGGCCTCGTCGTCTACGCGATCGGTGCCCTGCTGAGCGCGGCCGCCCCGGCACTCGGCGTTCTGATTCTCGGCAACTCGATCCTCGAAGGCATCGGCACCGCGCTGCTCATCCCGCCCGTCTACATCCTCACGACCCTCCTCTACCCGGACGTCACCTCGCGCGCCCGCGCGTTCGGCGTAGTCATGGCGCTGGGCGGTGTCGGGGCCGCCGCGGGGCCACTGATCGGCGGACTCATCACCACCGCGATCAGCTGGCGCGCGGCCTTCGTGTTCCAGGCCCTGGTGATCGCGGTGATCGTCGTGCTCAGCCGTCGCATCGAGGACCCGCTGCCCCCGGATCCCACCCGTTCCTTCGACATCGTCGGGGCGGTGCTCTCAGCCGTCGGCCTCGTCCTCGTCGTCATGGGCATCCTGGCCGCGGACAACAACATCTGGCTCATGGTCGCCCTGCTGGTCCTGGGCGCACTCGTGCTCTGGTGGTTCTTCCACTCGGTGCGCGCCAGGGAAGCATCCGGCCGGGAACCGCTGCTGTCCCTCCGCCTCTTCCACAACCGCACCTCCAACCTCGGACTCGTCACCCAGAACATCCAGTGGCTGCTGCTCATGGGGACGTCGTTCACGGTGGCGGCCTATCTGCAAGTGGTACGCGGCTACGACGCCATCCAGACCGGAGTCATTTTCACGGCGGCCACACTGGGCCTGCTGGTCACGTCCCTGTCCGCCGAGCGCCTGGCCGGCCGGCACTCTCAACGCACCCTCGTCATGACCGGTTTCGCCGTCTCCGTCGTCGGCGTGGTCGCGCTGGTCGCCCTGGCCGGGAGTTTCTCCACCGCCTGGGCCTTCGTCCCCGGTCTCCTCCTCATCGGACTCGGACTGGGCGTCATGCTGACCCCGTCCGTCAACGTCGTACAGTCGAGTTTCCCCGAAGAACAGCAGGGAGAGATCTCGGGCCTGTCCCGAAGCGTGTCGAATCTCGGCTCGTCCTTCGGCACGGCCATCGCCGGCACCATCCTCGTCGCCGGCCTCACCAAGGGCGCCTACGCCGCCGCGATGATCACCCTGGCGGTCTTCGGCCTCGGCGGCCTGGCCGCGGCGGCGCTCCTCCCCCGGCAAACGGGATCCGGCACCACGCGCACCCCTCGGACGCGAGCCGGTTGA